In Streptomyces sp. P3, one DNA window encodes the following:
- a CDS encoding LLM class flavin-dependent oxidoreductase: MTDYSVLLPCVPRRLEQALPFAGLVRWTGAARLWQGQAMVMEPHQTFTGLAGAGFRVPTGFGVTLMPLRHPYEAALQARSVALATGEPVIAGFGPGSTAFQENILGAPYGKPLQVARQYVTAVRRLLDGETVVMDGPQLTFRGQLAPVAAPRVDVGLGVLRPAMARLAGEVADVVITWLTPPGYLRDVILPAVAEGAERAGRTSLPRIVAMVPTGLEKEGREGAGPARLALAGNAAHMQAPHYLDMLGRAGVDVGSGRLEDVARGVVETGAFAGGDLPQVVKALRVYEDVGVDEIVLNTTAVCKLFGAQESLADLSAILRSVSAPH, from the coding sequence ATGACCGACTACTCCGTGCTCCTCCCCTGTGTCCCCCGCCGTCTGGAGCAGGCTCTCCCCTTCGCCGGACTCGTCCGGTGGACCGGGGCGGCCCGCCTCTGGCAGGGACAGGCCATGGTGATGGAGCCTCATCAGACCTTCACCGGTCTGGCCGGGGCCGGGTTCCGGGTCCCGACCGGCTTCGGGGTCACGCTGATGCCTCTGCGTCACCCGTACGAGGCCGCCCTGCAGGCGCGGTCCGTGGCGCTGGCCACCGGGGAACCGGTGATCGCGGGCTTCGGCCCGGGATCGACGGCCTTCCAGGAGAACATCCTCGGAGCCCCGTACGGGAAACCGCTCCAGGTGGCACGGCAGTACGTGACGGCGGTCCGCCGTCTGCTCGACGGCGAGACGGTCGTCATGGACGGTCCGCAGCTGACCTTCCGGGGCCAGTTGGCCCCGGTCGCGGCGCCCCGGGTCGACGTGGGTCTGGGAGTGCTGCGGCCGGCGATGGCCCGGCTGGCGGGCGAGGTGGCCGACGTGGTGATCACGTGGCTGACGCCGCCCGGATACCTGCGGGACGTCATCCTGCCCGCGGTGGCCGAGGGCGCCGAACGCGCGGGGCGGACGTCACTGCCCCGGATCGTCGCCATGGTCCCGACGGGACTGGAGAAGGAGGGGCGGGAGGGCGCCGGGCCCGCACGGCTGGCGCTGGCCGGAAACGCGGCGCACATGCAGGCCCCGCACTACCTGGACATGCTCGGCCGGGCGGGGGTCGACGTGGGCTCCGGGCGGCTCGAGGACGTGGCGCGCGGTGTCGTGGAGACCGGTGCGTTCGCGGGCGGTGACCTGCCGCAGGTGGTCAAGGCGCTCCGGGTCTACGAAGACGTGGGAGTGGACGAGATCGTCCTGAACACCACCGCCGTGTGCAAGCTCTTCGGCGCCCAGGAGTCGCTCGCGGACCTGTCGGCGATCCTGCGGTCCGTCTCGGCGCCGCACTGA
- a CDS encoding LuxR C-terminal-related transcriptional regulator, with protein MGNLLAFLGVNDEEERLYRALLRRDSSASGSWEPGRDEPTSSEQSALDRLVALGLATRNTHGAIRPVPPPRAVDALIDGRLCRLREDLESEAARHSVIESLFRERLTAAPSPRADTDDHSRMITQLHGIEAVREAIDELTFFARTEDLTTEPTGRLTEESIAVSHPINMRLLRRGVRMRMIMGAAILQHDTTLTYMRDLVSHGAEVRISHHPIERVIIVDRSAALTPIDPAHTSVGALLVREPGLVATLVTLFERMWAAAEELPGEDTDLPSDIEREILVMLREADKDETAARRLGVSVRTYRKHLAVIMRRLGAANRVEAALVALEKGWLS; from the coding sequence ATGGGCAATCTGCTCGCGTTTCTAGGCGTGAACGACGAGGAGGAGCGGTTGTACCGCGCTCTGCTGCGCCGCGACTCGTCCGCATCCGGGTCCTGGGAGCCCGGTCGGGATGAGCCCACGTCGTCCGAGCAGTCCGCCCTGGACAGGCTGGTGGCGCTGGGGCTCGCCACCCGGAACACCCACGGTGCGATACGCCCGGTCCCGCCGCCCCGGGCCGTGGACGCCCTGATCGACGGGCGCCTGTGCCGTCTGCGGGAGGACCTGGAGAGCGAGGCCGCCCGGCACTCGGTCATCGAGTCCCTGTTCCGGGAGCGCTTGACCGCCGCTCCGTCACCCCGCGCGGACACCGACGACCACAGCCGGATGATCACTCAGCTGCACGGGATCGAGGCGGTCCGGGAGGCCATCGACGAGCTGACCTTCTTCGCCCGGACCGAGGACCTGACCACGGAGCCGACCGGCCGCCTCACCGAGGAGTCGATCGCCGTGTCACACCCGATCAACATGCGGTTGCTGCGCCGTGGCGTGCGCATGCGCATGATCATGGGGGCGGCGATCCTGCAGCACGACACCACGCTCACCTACATGCGTGACCTGGTCTCGCACGGAGCCGAGGTGCGGATCTCCCACCACCCGATCGAGCGTGTGATCATCGTCGACCGGTCCGCCGCGCTGACTCCCATCGACCCGGCCCACACCTCGGTGGGGGCGCTGCTCGTGCGCGAGCCCGGCCTGGTGGCCACCCTGGTCACGCTCTTCGAGCGCATGTGGGCGGCCGCGGAGGAACTCCCCGGTGAGGACACGGACCTGCCGTCCGACATCGAACGCGAGATCCTCGTCATGCTCAGAGAAGCCGACAAGGACGAGACGGCGGCGCGCCGCCTCGGTGTGTCCGTGCGCACCTACCGCAAGCACCTGGCGGTCATCATGCGCCGTCTCGGCGCGGCCAACCGAGTGGAGGCGGCGCTCGTCGCCCTCGAAAAGGGCTGGCTGAGCTGA
- a CDS encoding LLM class flavin-dependent oxidoreductase, producing MNLRLSTVILPVDRWREGGRAKWRRAEELGFHAAYTYDHLSWRSFRDGPWFGALPTLAAAATATDRLRLGTLVTSPNFRHPVTLAKELISLDDISGGRVTLGIGAGGNGFDAEVLGREAWTPRERADRFAEFVPLLDRLLTEDAVSHRGTHYSAEEARNIPGCVQRPRLPFAVAATGPRGLKLAARYGQAWVTTGDPKLYEAGTAEQSDAALRGQLDKLAKACADAGRDGAELDRILLTGFTPDRSRPLESVEAFVDFAGRHRELGFTEIVVHWPIADSDFAADQGVFEDIATEALTRLG from the coding sequence ATGAACCTGCGGCTGAGTACCGTGATCCTGCCCGTCGACCGCTGGCGCGAGGGAGGCCGGGCCAAGTGGCGGCGCGCCGAGGAGCTCGGCTTCCACGCCGCGTACACCTACGACCACCTGTCCTGGCGGTCCTTCCGGGACGGTCCCTGGTTCGGGGCCCTGCCCACCCTGGCCGCTGCCGCCACGGCCACGGACCGCCTGCGTCTCGGCACGCTGGTGACGTCACCCAACTTCCGCCACCCGGTGACCCTCGCCAAGGAGCTGATCTCGCTCGACGACATCTCGGGTGGCCGGGTCACGCTGGGCATCGGCGCGGGCGGCAACGGCTTCGACGCCGAGGTGCTGGGCCGGGAGGCGTGGACGCCGCGGGAACGCGCGGACCGCTTCGCTGAGTTCGTTCCGCTGCTCGACCGTCTGCTCACCGAGGACGCGGTGAGCCACCGGGGCACTCACTACTCCGCCGAGGAAGCCCGTAACATCCCCGGCTGCGTCCAGCGGCCCCGGCTCCCCTTTGCGGTGGCCGCGACCGGGCCGCGCGGACTGAAGCTGGCGGCCCGGTACGGGCAGGCGTGGGTGACGACCGGCGACCCCAAGCTGTACGAGGCGGGGACCGCGGAGCAGTCGGACGCGGCCCTGCGCGGCCAGCTCGACAAGCTCGCCAAGGCGTGCGCCGACGCCGGACGGGACGGCGCGGAGCTGGACAGGATCCTGCTGACCGGGTTCACGCCGGACCGGAGCCGGCCGCTGGAGTCCGTGGAGGCCTTCGTCGACTTCGCCGGGCGCCACCGCGAGCTCGGCTTCACCGAGATAGTGGTCCACTGGCCGATCGCGGACTCCGACTTCGCCGCGGACCAGGGCGTCTTCGAGGACATCGCGACCGAGGCGCTCACCCGGCTGGGCTGA
- a CDS encoding Cof-type HAD-IIB family hydrolase — protein MTSATRQPETPATALPPRLIATDLDGTLLRDDQSVSPRTVAALAAAEEAGIEVFFVTGRPARWMDVVSDHVHGHGLAICGNGAAVVDLHGGPGAHRFVKVRDLARENALDAVRLLREAAPGTMYAVEQTYGFYQEPEYPKMHMEIPDHLAPAEQLLAPDAPGAGEPVLKILAFHPTLDPDAFLTVARLAIGDRANVTRSSPSALLEISGPDVSKASTLALCCAERGISHEEVVAFGDMPNDVEMLTWAGRSYAMGNAHPDVLAAASGHTVANNEDGVAVVIERLLAERG, from the coding sequence GTGACCTCAGCGACCCGACAGCCCGAGACCCCGGCCACCGCCCTCCCGCCCCGACTCATCGCCACCGATCTCGACGGCACACTGCTGCGGGACGACCAGTCCGTGTCCCCGCGCACGGTGGCCGCCCTCGCCGCGGCCGAGGAGGCGGGCATCGAGGTCTTCTTCGTCACCGGCCGCCCGGCCCGCTGGATGGACGTCGTCAGCGACCACGTCCACGGGCACGGCCTGGCGATCTGCGGCAACGGCGCCGCCGTGGTCGACCTGCACGGCGGCCCCGGCGCCCACCGCTTCGTCAAGGTGCGCGACCTGGCACGGGAGAACGCGCTGGACGCGGTCCGGCTGCTGCGCGAGGCCGCGCCCGGGACCATGTACGCCGTCGAGCAGACGTACGGCTTCTACCAGGAGCCGGAGTATCCCAAGATGCACATGGAGATCCCCGACCACCTCGCTCCGGCCGAGCAGCTGCTCGCCCCGGACGCGCCGGGGGCCGGTGAGCCGGTGCTGAAGATCCTCGCGTTCCACCCCACGCTCGACCCCGACGCCTTCCTCACCGTCGCCCGGCTGGCCATCGGCGACCGGGCCAACGTCACCCGCTCCAGCCCCAGCGCCCTGCTGGAGATCAGCGGCCCCGACGTCTCGAAGGCCAGCACGCTCGCCCTGTGCTGTGCGGAGCGCGGCATCTCCCACGAGGAGGTCGTCGCGTTCGGGGACATGCCGAACGACGTCGAGATGCTCACCTGGGCCGGCCGGTCGTACGCGATGGGCAACGCCCACCCGGACGTGCTCGCGGCCGCCTCGGGACACACCGTCGCCAACAACGAGGACGGGGTCGCGGTCGTCATCGAGCGGCTGCTCGCCGAGCGAGGCTAG
- the cydD gene encoding thiol reductant ABC exporter subunit CydD encodes MKPIDPRLLRYARATRLFLVAVVGLGAVGAALVIAQAMLIAEAVVGAFQHGMTVAELRTPLVLLVAVATGRALVAWLTELAAHRASAAVKSELRGRLLERATALGPGWLTGQRTGSLVALATRGVDALDDYFSRYLPQLGLAVVVPVAVLARIVTEDWVSAAIILGTLPLIPVFMMLIGWATQSRMDRQWRLLSRLSGHFLDVVAGLPTLKVFGRAKAQAESIRRITGEYRQATMRTLRIAFISSFALELLSTLSVALVAVTIGMRLVHGEMDLYVGLVILVLAPEAYLPLRQVGAQYHAAAEGLAAAEEIFEVLETAVPPRGTAAVTGAGLAFEEVTVRYPGRTADAVSHASFTVRPGETVALVGPSGAGKSTLLNTLLGFVRPTEGRVLAGGVDLAEADLEQWRSRVAWVPQRPHLFAGTIAENVRLARPDADDTDVQRALADAGALEFVDALPAGAGTVLGEDGTGLSAGQRQRLALARAFLADRPVLLLDEPTAALDGETEAEVVAAVRRLAADRTVLLVVHRPALLAVADRVVRLEPAVTGTGGATAETEAGPGAGPDAAAGEVARGPLEAAPADDHVSSAETAVVAVPGAFGTHRGGNGDESDGPGGGRRGDGVLARVRAMAGARRGRLTLALLLGSLALGSAVGLMATSGWLISRASQQPPVLYLMVAVTATRAFGIGRAIFRYAERLVSHDAVLRMLADTRVAVYRRLERLAPAGLRTTRRGDLLSRLVADVDALQDYWLRWLLPVGAAVVVSTGSVAFTAWLLPEAGGVLAAGLLAAGVGVPLITGAVARRAERRLAPARGALAARTADLLTGTAELTVAGALPSRTAGVREADSVLTRIASRTATATALGDGLTALVSGLTVTAAALVGARAVADGRLTGVIMAVVVLTPLAAFEAVLALPAAVRYRQRVRRSAERVFEVLDSPEPVREPERPGTAPTSPFPLVVQGLAARHAGQDRDALTGVDLTLTRGRRIAVVGVSGSGKTTLAQVLLRFLDPGAGSYTLAGVDARSLDGDDVRRFVGLCAQDAHLFDSSVRENLLLARKEASEAELRDALARARLLEWADGLPDGLDTLVGEHGARLSGGQRQRLALARALLADFPVLLLDEPAEHLDLPTADALTHDLLAATEGRTTLIVTHRLAGLDAVDEVVVLDGGRVVQRGRYAELTAVDGPLRRMTEREEAAELLAAAR; translated from the coding sequence GTGAAACCGATCGACCCGCGTCTCCTGCGATACGCCCGGGCCACCCGCCTCTTCCTGGTGGCGGTCGTCGGCTTGGGCGCTGTCGGAGCGGCGCTGGTCATCGCGCAGGCCATGCTGATTGCCGAGGCGGTGGTCGGCGCCTTCCAGCACGGTATGACGGTCGCCGAACTGCGCACCCCGCTGGTGCTGTTGGTGGCGGTGGCGACAGGCCGTGCGCTGGTCGCCTGGCTCACCGAACTCGCCGCGCACCGCGCCAGCGCCGCCGTGAAGTCCGAGCTGCGGGGTCGGCTGCTGGAGCGGGCCACCGCCTTGGGGCCCGGCTGGCTCACCGGGCAGCGCACGGGTTCGTTGGTCGCCCTCGCCACGCGTGGCGTGGACGCTCTCGACGACTATTTCTCGCGCTACCTGCCGCAGTTGGGTCTGGCGGTGGTCGTGCCGGTCGCGGTGCTGGCGCGGATCGTGACCGAGGACTGGGTTTCCGCCGCGATCATCCTCGGGACGCTGCCGCTGATCCCGGTCTTCATGATGTTGATCGGCTGGGCCACGCAGTCACGGATGGACCGGCAGTGGCGACTGCTGTCCCGACTGTCGGGACATTTCCTGGACGTCGTCGCCGGTCTGCCCACGCTGAAGGTGTTCGGGCGGGCCAAGGCGCAGGCCGAGTCGATCCGCCGCATCACCGGTGAGTACCGGCAGGCGACCATGCGGACGCTGCGGATCGCCTTCATCTCGTCGTTCGCGCTGGAGTTGCTGTCGACGCTCTCCGTGGCCCTGGTCGCCGTGACGATCGGCATGCGGCTCGTGCACGGTGAGATGGACCTGTACGTCGGGCTGGTGATCCTCGTGCTCGCCCCCGAGGCGTATCTTCCGCTGCGGCAGGTCGGAGCGCAGTACCACGCGGCGGCCGAGGGCCTCGCGGCCGCCGAGGAGATCTTCGAGGTACTGGAGACGGCGGTGCCGCCGCGGGGCACGGCCGCGGTGACCGGAGCCGGCCTGGCCTTCGAGGAGGTGACCGTCCGTTACCCCGGGCGGACCGCCGACGCCGTCTCGCACGCGTCCTTCACCGTCCGGCCCGGTGAGACCGTCGCGCTCGTCGGTCCGAGCGGCGCGGGCAAGTCGACCCTGCTGAACACGCTGCTGGGCTTTGTGCGGCCGACCGAGGGCCGGGTGCTGGCCGGGGGAGTCGACCTGGCAGAGGCCGATCTGGAGCAGTGGCGGTCGCGGGTCGCCTGGGTGCCCCAGCGTCCGCACCTTTTCGCAGGGACGATCGCCGAGAATGTCCGGCTGGCGCGTCCCGATGCCGACGACACGGACGTGCAGCGGGCGCTGGCGGACGCGGGGGCGCTGGAGTTCGTCGACGCCCTGCCCGCCGGGGCCGGCACCGTGCTCGGTGAGGACGGCACCGGGCTTTCCGCCGGACAGCGGCAGCGGCTCGCGCTGGCCCGGGCGTTCCTCGCGGACCGTCCTGTGCTGTTGCTGGACGAGCCGACAGCGGCGCTCGACGGGGAGACCGAGGCGGAGGTCGTGGCGGCCGTGCGGCGGCTGGCCGCCGACCGGACGGTGCTGCTGGTCGTGCACCGGCCCGCGTTGCTCGCGGTGGCGGACCGCGTGGTGCGGCTGGAGCCGGCTGTGACCGGGACCGGCGGCGCCACAGCCGAGACCGAGGCCGGCCCTGGAGCCGGGCCGGACGCGGCAGCCGGGGAGGTGGCGCGCGGTCCCCTGGAGGCCGCCCCCGCGGACGATCACGTCTCTTCGGCGGAGACGGCGGTCGTGGCCGTCCCGGGTGCGTTCGGGACGCACCGCGGCGGGAACGGCGACGAGAGCGATGGCCCTGGCGGCGGCAGGCGCGGCGACGGCGTTCTCGCCCGGGTCCGTGCCATGGCCGGGGCGAGGCGCGGGCGGCTCACCCTCGCGCTGCTGCTGGGCAGCCTGGCTCTCGGCAGCGCGGTGGGCCTCATGGCCACCTCCGGCTGGCTCATCTCTCGGGCTTCGCAGCAACCGCCCGTGCTGTACCTGATGGTGGCCGTGACGGCGACCCGCGCCTTCGGTATCGGACGGGCAATCTTCCGGTACGCCGAGCGGCTCGTGTCGCACGACGCCGTGCTGCGGATGCTGGCCGACACCCGCGTCGCCGTCTACCGGCGGCTGGAGCGGCTGGCGCCCGCCGGGCTGCGCACGACGCGCCGCGGCGATCTGCTGTCGCGACTCGTCGCCGACGTGGACGCCCTGCAGGACTACTGGCTGCGCTGGCTGCTGCCCGTCGGCGCCGCCGTCGTCGTCTCGACGGGGTCCGTCGCCTTCACGGCGTGGCTGCTGCCCGAGGCCGGGGGCGTCCTCGCCGCCGGGCTGCTGGCGGCCGGGGTGGGGGTCCCGCTGATCACGGGTGCGGTGGCGCGCCGGGCGGAGCGTCGGCTGGCCCCCGCCCGCGGCGCGCTCGCCGCCCGCACGGCCGACCTACTCACGGGCACGGCCGAGCTGACCGTGGCGGGCGCCCTGCCCTCCCGTACCGCCGGGGTGCGCGAGGCGGACTCCGTGCTCACCCGGATCGCCTCACGCACCGCGACCGCCACCGCGCTCGGCGACGGACTGACCGCGCTGGTGTCCGGGCTGACCGTGACCGCCGCGGCACTCGTGGGGGCCCGGGCGGTCGCGGACGGGCGGCTGACCGGCGTGATCATGGCGGTGGTGGTCCTGACCCCGCTGGCCGCCTTCGAGGCCGTGCTCGCACTGCCCGCGGCCGTGCGGTACCGCCAGCGGGTGCGCCGGAGCGCGGAGCGGGTGTTCGAGGTGCTGGACTCCCCAGAACCGGTGCGCGAACCCGAGCGGCCCGGCACGGCCCCGACGTCGCCGTTCCCGCTCGTGGTCCAGGGGCTGGCGGCCCGCCACGCCGGGCAGGACCGCGACGCGCTCACCGGCGTCGACCTCACGCTGACACGGGGGCGCAGGATCGCCGTCGTGGGCGTCTCCGGATCCGGCAAGACCACGCTCGCGCAGGTGCTGTTGCGGTTCCTGGACCCGGGCGCCGGCTCGTACACGCTGGCCGGGGTGGACGCGCGCTCACTGGACGGTGACGACGTGCGCCGGTTCGTCGGACTGTGCGCCCAGGACGCGCACCTCTTCGACAGCTCGGTCCGCGAGAACCTGCTGCTGGCGCGGAAGGAGGCGAGCGAGGCAGAGCTGAGGGACGCGCTGGCGCGGGCCCGGCTGCTGGAGTGGGCCGACGGTCTGCCCGACGGGCTCGACACCCTGGTGGGCGAGCACGGGGCCCGGCTGTCCGGAGGACAACGGCAGCGTCTGGCGCTGGCCCGGGCACTGCTCGCCGACTTCCCCGTCCTGTTGCTCGACGAGCCCGCCGAGCATCTGGACCTGCCGACCGCGGACGCGCTCACCCACGACCTGCTGGCGGCCACCGAGGGCCGCACGACCCTGATCGTCACCCATCGGCTGGCCGGCCTCGATGCGGTGGACGAGGTGGTCGTCCTGGACGGGGGCCGGGTGGTGCAGCGCGGGCGGTACGCGGAGCTGACTGCCGTGGACGGCCCGCTGCGCCGTATGACCGAGCGGGAGGAAGCCGCGGAACTCCTGGCCGCGGCACGGTGA
- the cydB gene encoding cytochrome d ubiquinol oxidase subunit II: protein MELHDVWFVLIAVLWTGYFFLEGFDFGVGILTRLLARDRPERRVLINTIGPVWDGNEVWLLTAGGATFAAFPEWYATLFSGFYLPLLLILVCLIVRGVAFEYRAKRPEENWQRNWETAIFWTSLLPAFLWGVAFGNIVGGVKIDRNFEYVGGFWDLLNPYALLGGLVTLTLFTFHGAVFTALKTVGDIRERARKLASKVGVVTAVLALVFLAWTQVDSGDAKSLVALVVAVAALIAALVANRAGREGWSFALSGVTIVAAVAMLFLSLFPNVMPSSLNENWSLTVTNASSSPYTLKIMTWCAGVATPLVLLYQGWTYWVFRKRIGTQHLAEPVH, encoded by the coding sequence ATGGAACTGCACGACGTATGGTTCGTCCTCATCGCCGTCCTGTGGACCGGCTACTTCTTCCTCGAGGGCTTCGACTTCGGGGTCGGGATCCTCACCAGGCTGCTCGCCCGCGACCGGCCCGAGCGGCGGGTGCTCATCAACACCATCGGGCCGGTCTGGGACGGCAACGAGGTGTGGCTGCTCACGGCGGGCGGCGCGACGTTCGCGGCCTTCCCCGAGTGGTACGCCACCCTCTTCTCCGGCTTCTACCTGCCCCTGCTGCTCATCCTGGTCTGCCTGATCGTGCGTGGTGTCGCCTTCGAGTACCGGGCGAAGCGGCCCGAGGAGAACTGGCAGCGCAACTGGGAGACCGCGATCTTCTGGACCTCGCTCCTCCCGGCGTTCCTGTGGGGCGTCGCCTTCGGCAACATCGTGGGGGGCGTCAAGATCGACCGGAACTTCGAGTACGTGGGCGGCTTCTGGGATCTGCTCAACCCGTACGCGCTGCTCGGCGGACTGGTGACGCTTACGCTGTTCACCTTTCACGGGGCGGTGTTCACGGCCCTCAAGACGGTGGGCGACATCCGGGAGCGGGCCCGGAAGCTGGCGTCGAAGGTCGGCGTCGTGACCGCAGTCCTCGCGCTGGTCTTCCTGGCATGGACACAGGTCGACAGCGGTGACGCCAAGAGCCTGGTGGCCCTCGTCGTGGCGGTCGCCGCGCTGATCGCGGCCCTCGTGGCGAACCGGGCGGGGCGGGAGGGCTGGTCGTTCGCCCTCTCCGGCGTGACTATCGTGGCCGCCGTGGCGATGCTCTTCCTGTCGCTCTTCCCGAACGTCATGCCCTCCTCGCTCAACGAGAACTGGAGCCTGACGGTGACCAACGCCTCGTCGAGTCCGTACACCTTGAAGATCATGACCTGGTGTGCGGGGGTCGCCACCCCGCTTGTCCTGCTCTACCAGGGCTGGACGTACTGGGTGTTCCGCAAGCGGATCGGCACGCAGCACCTCGCCGAGCCGGTGCACTGA
- a CDS encoding cytochrome ubiquinol oxidase subunit I — MDLALAPETLARWQFGITTVYHFLFVPLTISLAALTAGLQTAWVRTENEKYLRATKFWGKLFLINIAMGVVTGIVQEFQFGMNWSDYSRFVGDVFGAPLAFEALIAFFFESTFIGLWIFGWDKLPKKIHLACIWMVSIGTILSAYFILAANSWMQHPVGYRINEKKGRAELTDFWAVLTQNTALAQVFHTLAAAFLTGGAFMVGIAAFHLYRRKHIPVMKTSLRLGLVTVVIAGLLTAVSGDVLGKVMFKQQPMKMAAAEALWDGEAPAPFSVFAYGDVEKGHNTVAVEIPGLLSFLANDDFSSYVPGINDVNKAEQEKFGPGDYRPNIPVAYWGFRWMIGFGMASFTIGLAGLWLTRRKFLLPQHLRVGEDEVPHVVLFGKKALGPKLTRLYWLVAIWTLGFPLIANSWGWIFTEMGRQPWVVYGVLQTRDAVSPGVSQGEVLLSMTVFTALYAVLAVVEVKLLAKYVKAGPPELTQADLDPPTKIGGDDQDADKPMAFSY; from the coding sequence GTGGACCTGGCTTTGGCGCCGGAGACCCTGGCGCGCTGGCAGTTCGGCATCACCACCGTCTACCACTTCCTCTTCGTCCCCCTGACGATCTCCCTGGCGGCCCTGACCGCCGGACTGCAGACCGCGTGGGTGCGCACGGAGAACGAGAAGTACCTCAGGGCGACGAAGTTCTGGGGCAAGCTCTTCTTGATCAACATCGCGATGGGCGTCGTCACCGGCATCGTGCAGGAGTTCCAGTTCGGCATGAACTGGTCCGACTACTCGCGCTTCGTCGGCGACGTCTTCGGCGCACCGCTCGCCTTCGAGGCCCTGATCGCCTTCTTCTTCGAGTCCACCTTCATCGGTCTGTGGATCTTCGGCTGGGACAAGCTGCCGAAGAAGATCCACCTGGCCTGCATCTGGATGGTCTCGATCGGCACGATCCTGTCGGCCTACTTCATCCTCGCGGCCAACTCGTGGATGCAGCACCCCGTGGGCTACCGGATCAACGAGAAGAAGGGCCGGGCCGAGCTGACCGACTTCTGGGCCGTGCTCACCCAGAACACCGCGCTCGCCCAGGTCTTCCACACCCTGGCCGCGGCCTTCCTCACCGGTGGCGCCTTCATGGTCGGCATCGCCGCCTTCCACCTGTACCGCAGGAAGCACATCCCGGTGATGAAGACCTCGCTACGGCTGGGCCTGGTCACCGTGGTCATCGCCGGTCTGCTCACGGCGGTCAGCGGCGACGTCCTCGGCAAGGTGATGTTCAAGCAGCAGCCGATGAAGATGGCGGCAGCCGAGGCACTGTGGGACGGTGAGGCACCCGCTCCCTTCTCCGTCTTCGCCTACGGCGACGTCGAGAAGGGCCACAACACGGTCGCCGTCGAGATCCCGGGCCTGCTGTCCTTCCTCGCGAACGACGACTTCAGCTCGTACGTCCCCGGCATCAACGACGTGAACAAGGCCGAACAGGAGAAGTTCGGGCCCGGCGACTACCGGCCCAACATCCCCGTCGCCTACTGGGGCTTCCGCTGGATGATCGGGTTCGGCATGGCCTCCTTCACCATCGGGCTGGCCGGACTCTGGCTCACCCGCCGCAAGTTCCTGCTGCCGCAGCACCTGAGGGTCGGCGAGGACGAGGTGCCGCACGTGGTGCTGTTCGGGAAGAAGGCGCTCGGCCCCAAGCTCACCAGGCTCTACTGGCTGGTGGCGATCTGGACCCTGGGCTTCCCGCTGATCGCCAACTCCTGGGGCTGGATCTTCACGGAGATGGGCCGCCAGCCCTGGGTCGTCTACGGCGTCCTGCAGACCCGGGACGCGGTCTCCCCCGGAGTCTCCCAGGGCGAGGTCCTCCTCTCGATGACCGTCTTCACCGCGCTGTACGCAGTCCTCGCCGTGGTCGAGGTCAAGCTGCTGGCCAAGTACGTGAAGGCCGGCCCGCCCGAGCTCACCCAGGCCGACCTCGACCCGCCCACGAAGATCGGCGGCGACGACCAGGACGCCGACAAGCCGATGGCCTTCTCCTACTAG